The Chitinophagaceae bacterium genome window below encodes:
- a CDS encoding carbohydrate kinase family protein — MSSEKKFDVIVIGELNADLILNQIESFPEVGKEKLAESMTLTLGSSSAIFAGNLSTLGMRVAFIGKIGNDILGSLCKEELERKKVDTSMIISSTELKTGATVILNFGEDRAMITYQGAMKHLGITDITKEMLSMSKHLHFSSYFLQPGFKNSLAGLFKMAKETGLTTSLDIQWDPSEQWNFDYETILPHVDIFFPNEKEMLHLTKAQSLEAAISTIAKWGNYIVVKRGKDGSLLSYNNQLIHGRPFVNKTIVDAIGAGDSFNAGYIFKFIKGCSPEDCQTFGNLTGAISTTASGGTTAFTDLSNTMKIAKEIFGYEE, encoded by the coding sequence ATGAGCAGTGAAAAAAAATTTGATGTTATTGTAATAGGTGAATTAAACGCTGATTTGATTTTAAACCAAATAGAATCATTCCCGGAAGTTGGAAAAGAAAAACTGGCCGAAAGTATGACACTGACACTGGGAAGTTCCTCTGCAATTTTTGCCGGTAATTTAAGTACACTGGGCATGCGTGTTGCCTTTATTGGCAAAATTGGCAATGATATTTTAGGTTCTCTTTGCAAGGAAGAGTTAGAACGAAAGAAAGTTGATACGTCAATGATCATATCCAGTACTGAATTAAAAACAGGAGCAACTGTAATTCTCAATTTTGGAGAAGACAGAGCAATGATTACCTACCAGGGAGCAATGAAACATTTAGGTATAACTGATATAACGAAGGAGATGTTAAGCATGTCGAAACATCTTCATTTCTCATCGTATTTTCTTCAGCCCGGGTTTAAAAACAGTTTGGCAGGTCTTTTTAAAATGGCAAAAGAAACCGGATTAACAACTTCACTTGATATACAATGGGATCCATCTGAACAATGGAATTTCGATTATGAAACCATATTACCGCATGTAGATATTTTCTTTCCTAATGAAAAAGAGATGCTGCATTTAACAAAAGCCCAATCGCTGGAAGCAGCAATAAGCACAATAGCAAAGTGGGGAAATTATATTGTAGTAAAAAGAGGAAAAGATGGTTCGCTGTTAAGTTATAACAATCAGCTTATACACGGCAGACCATTCGTTAATAAAACAATTGTTGATGCAATTGGAGCCGGCGACAGTTTTAATGCGGGGTATATTTTCAAATTCATAAAGGGATGCAGCCCTGAAGACTGCCAAACATTTGGTAATCTCACCGGTGCCATCTCTACTACTGCTTCAGGCGGCACTACCGCCTTCACAGATTTATCAAATACAATGAAAATAGCAAAAGAAATATTTGGGTATGAAGAATAA
- a CDS encoding class II fructose-bisphosphate aldolase has protein sequence MKNKLSLQEKFKELQKSRQALLATNFYNFETLKGVLQAAQAVKQPIILQLTRSSIEYMGLPIAANLARTMLNYYNVQGWLHLDHGDSYELAADCLDAGFDSVMIDASEKSFDENIRITKSVVKLAEKYGANVEAELGYVAKLGQKTDRVGFTEPAEAKFFVEETRVNALAVAIGSAHGFYKEEPKLDLLRLSEIKGMTEASLVLHGASGIPHDTLRQAVQRGICKINLATEIKNTFMKTLKRKLTSEDEIDLRKVFPTATNAVSELVQDKLLAIQNKVNR, from the coding sequence ATGAAGAATAAACTATCATTGCAGGAAAAGTTTAAGGAGCTTCAAAAAAGCAGGCAGGCATTATTGGCCACCAACTTCTATAATTTTGAAACGCTTAAAGGAGTACTGCAGGCAGCGCAGGCAGTAAAGCAACCGATCATACTTCAACTTACCAGGAGTTCGATAGAATATATGGGCCTTCCCATTGCCGCAAATCTTGCCCGGACGATGCTTAACTATTATAACGTGCAAGGATGGTTGCATCTTGATCATGGAGATTCGTATGAGCTGGCAGCCGATTGTCTTGATGCCGGTTTCGATTCTGTGATGATTGATGCAAGTGAAAAATCGTTTGATGAAAATATTAGAATTACAAAAAGCGTTGTGAAACTTGCAGAAAAATACGGAGCCAACGTGGAAGCAGAACTCGGTTATGTAGCCAAACTGGGACAAAAAACAGATAGGGTTGGCTTTACAGAACCTGCAGAAGCTAAATTTTTTGTAGAAGAAACAAGAGTAAATGCACTTGCTGTTGCTATTGGATCTGCACATGGTTTTTATAAAGAGGAGCCCAAACTGGATCTTTTAAGGCTTTCAGAAATTAAGGGAATGACCGAAGCATCTCTCGTACTACATGGAGCATCCGGTATTCCACATGATACGCTGAGGCAGGCAGTGCAAAGAGGCATCTGCAAAATAAACCTGGCAACTGAAATCAAAAATACTTTTATGAAAACCCTGAAAAGAAAGTTGACTTCAGAAGATGAAATTGATTTGCGTAAAGTATTTCCAACAGCAACAAATGCGGTTTCTGAACTTGTACAAGATAAATTGCTTGCCATACAAAATAAAGTTAACAGGTAA
- a CDS encoding winged helix-turn-helix transcriptional regulator, which translates to MSVFNLKYQNASLDNKIVAGLERLSQVFRVLLWKKAKQHGLSPIQIQLLIFIQHHASDKSTVSYLAKEFNVTKPTISDAIKVLEQKKVIKKIADKRDTRSYTIQLTPQGKNIVLDTEHFVNPFTEIISGISQTEKLGLWENITTLINKLHQSGAITVQRTCHYCKHFSKKNSTPYCKLLEQKLQVQDIRIDCVEFEVA; encoded by the coding sequence ATGTCGGTATTTAACCTAAAGTATCAAAACGCCAGTCTTGATAATAAGATAGTTGCTGGTCTGGAAAGATTATCGCAGGTATTCAGGGTTTTACTTTGGAAAAAGGCTAAACAACATGGATTAAGCCCGATACAAATACAGTTACTCATTTTTATTCAGCACCACGCTTCCGATAAATCCACTGTCAGTTACCTGGCAAAAGAATTTAATGTAACCAAACCTACCATTAGTGATGCAATAAAAGTGTTGGAGCAAAAAAAGGTAATTAAAAAAATAGCTGATAAAAGAGATACCAGGAGCTACACTATTCAGTTGACACCCCAAGGGAAAAATATTGTTTTAGATACAGAACATTTTGTGAACCCCTTTACAGAAATTATTTCAGGCATATCTCAGACGGAAAAATTAGGGTTATGGGAAAACATAACAACTCTCATAAATAAACTTCATCAGTCAGGAGCTATTACTGTGCAACGTACCTGCCATTATTGCAAGCATTTCTCTAAAAAAAATAGTACCCCTTACTGTAAGTTGTTAGAGCAAAAACTGCAGGTTCAGGATATACGGATTGATTGTGTGGAGTTTGAGGTAGCCTAA
- a CDS encoding amidohydrolase family protein translates to MNNSQKSPEVNSLISLLHFSTFLLLLILTSCNNSNKDSSSFYSTEDFSKVKKIDCHAHIYTTDSSCIVQAKEDNVVLISVNVEVPGETPIDSQQFFAIHLQKKFPATIFYLTTFETTTINQPGWQEQQLSYLKKSFDNGAVGIKVWKNIGMTLRDRDSNFIMIDNPIFDPILNYLEQNEMPVLGHLGEPKNCWLPLDQMTTINDRNYFKNHPEYHMFIHPEYPSYDDQIQARDRMLERHPNLKFMGAHLASLEWDVEKIAKCLDQFPNMTVEPAERIGQLQYQSIKNWQKVHDFFIKYQDRIMYGTDLFIVQSDNPDSVKKKAHNLWLNDWLYFTSDDSLQSPFVTEKFRGLKLPKNVIDKLYHKNAEKWYFSKD, encoded by the coding sequence ATGAACAATTCGCAAAAAAGCCCCGAAGTAAACAGTTTAATATCACTTCTCCATTTTTCGACTTTCCTCCTGTTGTTAATTTTGACATCCTGTAATAATTCAAACAAAGATTCCAGCAGTTTTTATTCAACTGAAGATTTCTCAAAAGTAAAAAAGATTGATTGCCATGCCCATATCTATACAACAGACTCTTCTTGTATAGTCCAGGCTAAAGAAGATAATGTTGTATTAATCAGTGTAAACGTTGAAGTGCCGGGTGAAACGCCGATAGATAGTCAACAATTTTTTGCCATCCATCTGCAAAAAAAATTCCCTGCCACAATTTTTTATCTCACAACTTTTGAGACTACGACTATCAACCAACCAGGCTGGCAGGAACAGCAACTTAGTTATTTAAAAAAATCTTTTGATAATGGCGCTGTTGGAATTAAAGTATGGAAAAACATCGGAATGACCCTCAGGGACAGGGATAGCAATTTCATTATGATTGACAACCCTATTTTTGACCCTATATTAAACTACTTAGAACAAAATGAGATGCCGGTTCTAGGTCATCTCGGCGAGCCTAAAAATTGTTGGCTTCCATTAGATCAAATGACCACTATCAATGACAGGAATTATTTTAAAAATCACCCGGAATATCACATGTTTATTCACCCTGAATACCCTTCTTATGATGATCAAATCCAGGCTCGGGATCGTATGCTGGAAAGGCATCCAAATCTAAAGTTCATGGGGGCGCACCTTGCAAGTTTAGAATGGGATGTGGAAAAAATTGCCAAGTGTCTTGATCAATTTCCAAATATGACAGTAGAACCAGCCGAACGAATAGGGCAACTGCAATATCAGTCAATAAAAAACTGGCAGAAAGTACATGACTTCTTTATTAAATACCAGGATAGGATTATGTATGGAACTGATCTGTTCATTGTCCAATCTGATAATCCCGATAGTGTGAAGAAAAAGGCACATAATCTCTGGTTAAATGACTGGCTATATTTTACTTCAGATGATAGCCTCCAATCGCCGTTTGTTACAGAAAAATTCAGAGGCTTAAAATTGCCAAAGAATGTAATTGATAAACTTTATCATAAAAATGCTGAAAAGTGGTATTTCAGTAAAGATTGA
- a CDS encoding DUF2024 family protein: protein MKVSVWDTYITKNDGSIMHFDIIAPDTLKEEAIIHTFGKDYLQSKEQTGQQLTAKECRFCHIEAATVELEKMITEKGYYIVEMENCK from the coding sequence ATGAAAGTTTCTGTTTGGGATACTTATATAACAAAAAATGATGGCAGCATAATGCACTTTGACATTATTGCCCCCGATACTCTAAAAGAAGAAGCAATAATTCATACCTTTGGTAAGGATTACTTACAATCTAAAGAACAGACCGGTCAACAATTGACAGCCAAAGAGTGCCGTTTTTGTCATATAGAAGCGGCCACAGTAGAACTGGAAAAAATGATTACAGAAAAAGGGTATTATATAGTAGAAATGGAAAATTGCAAATAG
- a CDS encoding protogloblin ApPgb, translated as MSEEIKGYAYGQVGQSPVSIADLELLKKTVLFTAEDEKNLRLAGEVLKDQTNDVLDLWYGFVGGNEHLVHYFTKNNQPNMDYLAAVRARFGQWIMDLCNRPYDQDWLNYQHEVALRHHSTKKNKTDGVDTVPIIHYRYMVAFIFPITATIKSFLTKKGHGEEVVEAMYAAWFKAITLTVILWTYPYINKDEF; from the coding sequence GGCAATCACCGGTAAGTATTGCCGATTTAGAACTACTAAAAAAAACTGTTTTGTTTACTGCGGAAGATGAAAAGAACCTGCGGTTGGCCGGAGAGGTGCTAAAAGACCAGACCAATGATGTGCTTGACTTATGGTATGGCTTTGTTGGCGGTAATGAACATCTGGTTCACTATTTTACTAAGAATAATCAGCCAAATATGGATTACCTGGCTGCCGTGAGGGCAAGGTTCGGCCAGTGGATTATGGACTTGTGCAACCGGCCTTATGACCAGGATTGGCTGAATTATCAGCATGAAGTTGCACTGCGTCACCACAGTACTAAAAAGAATAAAACAGATGGAGTGGATACTGTGCCCATTATTCACTACCGCTATATGGTGGCGTTTATCTTTCCTATTACAGCTACTATTAAAAGTTTCTTAACAAAAAAAGGTCATGGCGAAGAAGTTGTTGAAGCTATGTATGCGGCATGGTTTAAAGCTATAACTCTTACTGTAATTCTATGGACTTATCCATACATCAATAAAGATGAGTTCTAA